The following proteins are co-located in the Alcaligenes faecalis genome:
- a CDS encoding amino acid ABC transporter substrate-binding protein has product MRFVPVSAVVLALMASMPAAQAATLDNVKQRGHVLCGVTTGFAGFSAPDDKGNWTGLDIDVCRSVAAATLGDASKFKAVPLNSQQRFTALQSGEIDLLARNTTVTQQRDTAVGAIHAGINFYDGQGFLVSKKLGVSSAKELNGATVCMQTGTSNENTMADWARANKVEYKPVVIEQFNEVVNAFVAGRCDVFSTDASGLASIRISKMENPDDYLVLPEIISKEPLGPFVRQGDDAWLNIVKWSIQASFNAEELDVTAANVDEKLKSNNPNIQRLLGVTPGAGKNLGLDEKWAYNIIKQVGNYGESFERNVGKGSPLQIERGLNALWMDGGLIYGLPIR; this is encoded by the coding sequence ATGCGCTTTGTGCCAGTTTCTGCTGTAGTCCTGGCCTTGATGGCCAGCATGCCTGCTGCCCAGGCCGCCACCCTGGACAATGTCAAACAGCGCGGCCACGTGCTGTGTGGCGTGACCACCGGCTTTGCCGGTTTTTCTGCCCCTGATGACAAGGGTAACTGGACCGGTCTGGATATCGACGTATGTCGTTCGGTCGCCGCTGCCACTCTGGGCGACGCCAGCAAATTCAAGGCCGTACCCTTGAACTCGCAGCAGCGCTTTACGGCTTTGCAGTCGGGTGAAATTGACTTGCTGGCCCGTAACACCACCGTGACCCAGCAGCGCGATACCGCGGTCGGCGCTATCCATGCAGGCATCAACTTCTACGACGGCCAGGGTTTCCTGGTGTCCAAGAAACTGGGCGTTTCCAGCGCCAAGGAATTGAACGGCGCCACGGTTTGCATGCAGACAGGCACGTCCAACGAAAACACCATGGCTGACTGGGCTCGCGCCAACAAGGTTGAGTACAAGCCTGTGGTGATCGAACAGTTCAACGAAGTGGTCAACGCCTTCGTGGCTGGCCGCTGTGACGTGTTCTCTACCGATGCATCGGGCCTGGCTTCGATTCGTATCTCCAAAATGGAAAATCCGGACGACTACCTGGTGCTGCCTGAAATCATTTCCAAAGAGCCACTGGGCCCATTCGTCCGTCAGGGTGATGATGCCTGGCTGAACATTGTGAAATGGTCCATCCAGGCCAGCTTCAACGCTGAAGAACTGGATGTGACAGCGGCCAATGTGGACGAGAAGCTCAAGAGCAACAACCCCAATATCCAGCGTTTGCTGGGCGTGACGCCTGGTGCCGGCAAGAATCTGGGTCTGGACGAGAAATGGGCGTACAACATCATCAAGCAAGTCGGTAACTACGGTGAATCCTTCGAGCGCAACGTGGGTAAAGGTAGCCCGCTGCAAATCGAACGCGGCCTGAACGCCTTGTGGATGGATGGCGGCCTGATCTACGGTCTGCCTATTCGCTAA
- a CDS encoding ABC transporter ATP-binding protein, producing the protein MSETVGQVDEAPILLDVNGIEVIYNHVILVLKGVSLRVPEGRIVALLGANGAGKTTTLRAVSNLLRAERGDVTKGQIQLRGERIDQLTPADLVKRGVVQVMEGRHCFAHLSIEENLLTGAYTRSLSRGDVSAELDKVYQYFPRLKQRRTSQAGYTSGGEQQMCAIGRALMADPSMILLDEPSMGLAPQVVEEIFEIVRDLNQRERVSFLLAEQNTNVALKYADYGYILENGRVMMDGPSQALAENEDVKEFYLGVSGGERKSFRDNKFYRRRKRWLA; encoded by the coding sequence ATGAGTGAGACCGTAGGCCAAGTGGATGAGGCGCCCATCTTGTTGGACGTCAATGGCATCGAAGTGATTTACAACCATGTCATTCTGGTACTCAAGGGCGTGTCCTTGCGTGTGCCGGAAGGGCGGATTGTTGCCTTGCTGGGCGCCAACGGTGCCGGTAAAACCACGACCTTGCGGGCCGTATCGAACTTGCTGCGCGCCGAGCGCGGCGATGTGACCAAAGGCCAGATCCAACTGCGTGGCGAACGTATTGATCAACTGACTCCGGCTGATCTGGTCAAGCGCGGCGTTGTGCAGGTGATGGAAGGGCGCCACTGTTTTGCGCACTTGAGCATTGAAGAAAACTTGCTGACCGGGGCCTATACCCGTTCCTTGTCACGTGGGGACGTCAGTGCCGAGCTGGACAAGGTGTACCAGTATTTTCCGCGTCTAAAGCAGCGCCGTACCAGTCAGGCCGGCTATACCTCGGGCGGGGAGCAGCAAATGTGTGCCATTGGCCGCGCCTTGATGGCCGACCCCAGCATGATCTTGCTGGACGAGCCTTCCATGGGGCTGGCACCGCAGGTGGTGGAAGAGATTTTCGAGATTGTGCGTGACTTGAATCAGCGCGAGCGAGTCAGTTTCTTGCTGGCCGAGCAAAACACCAACGTGGCCCTGAAGTATGCCGACTATGGCTACATCCTGGAAAACGGCCGAGTCATGATGGATGGTCCCTCCCAGGCCTTGGCGGAGAACGAAGACGTCAAGGAGTTCTATCTGGGCGTGTCCGGGGGCGAGCGCAAGAGCTTTCGAGACAATAAATTTTATCGACGACGAAAGCGTTGGCTGGCTTAA
- a CDS encoding AMP-binding protein — protein MSEYYDERETLEPDEREADLLSRLPQVLQAAAKGAPAIARQLDSVDLAAVRSREDLLAIPVFRKSELLKAQLEAREQARAGVPSAEYAQSVFGGFSSIAWGAARKVFASPGPMYEPESRRPDYWGFARALYAAGFRREELIFNCFSYHFTPAGSMMETAAHALDCTVFPGGVGQTEQQVQAMADLRPHGYTGTPSFLKIIMEKAQSMQIALPGLTKALFSGEAYPPSLQKWFSEHGVAGYQAYGSADLGMIAYETQAREGLVLNENLILEIVRPGTGQPVEPGEVGEVVVTSFNPDYPLVRFGTGDLSAVMPGQSPCGRTNQRIRGWMGRADQTTKVRGMFVHPGQVEQIRLRHKELGQARLVVRGASGQDQMVFQVEVTSRPEGLESALADSIREITKLRAQVEFVEPGALPRDGKVIEDQRSYD, from the coding sequence ATGAGCGAATATTACGACGAGCGTGAAACCCTGGAACCGGACGAGCGTGAGGCTGATTTACTGTCCCGTTTGCCGCAGGTGTTGCAAGCGGCTGCAAAAGGGGCGCCTGCTATTGCCAGGCAACTGGACTCGGTGGATCTGGCCGCTGTGCGCAGCCGCGAGGATCTGCTGGCCATTCCGGTGTTTCGTAAAAGCGAGCTGCTGAAAGCCCAACTGGAGGCTCGTGAGCAGGCTCGCGCTGGTGTGCCGTCGGCTGAGTATGCGCAGTCCGTGTTCGGAGGCTTTTCCTCCATTGCCTGGGGGGCTGCTCGCAAAGTGTTTGCTTCGCCCGGCCCCATGTACGAGCCCGAAAGCCGTCGCCCGGACTATTGGGGTTTTGCGCGGGCCTTGTATGCAGCGGGTTTTCGCCGTGAAGAACTGATTTTCAACTGCTTTTCCTATCACTTCACGCCGGCCGGTTCCATGATGGAAACCGCCGCGCATGCGCTGGATTGCACGGTGTTTCCGGGTGGTGTGGGTCAAACCGAACAGCAAGTGCAGGCGATGGCCGATTTGCGCCCGCATGGTTACACCGGCACACCCAGTTTCTTGAAAATCATCATGGAAAAAGCCCAGTCCATGCAGATTGCGCTGCCGGGATTGACCAAGGCCTTGTTCTCGGGCGAAGCCTACCCGCCTTCCTTGCAAAAGTGGTTCAGCGAGCACGGCGTGGCCGGTTATCAAGCCTACGGCAGTGCTGATCTGGGCATGATTGCCTACGAAACTCAGGCCCGTGAAGGCTTGGTGCTTAACGAAAACCTGATTCTGGAAATTGTGCGTCCGGGCACCGGCCAGCCCGTAGAGCCTGGTGAAGTGGGCGAAGTGGTGGTGACGTCTTTTAACCCTGACTATCCGCTGGTACGTTTCGGAACGGGGGACTTGTCCGCTGTCATGCCCGGCCAGTCTCCCTGCGGTCGTACTAACCAGCGTATTCGTGGATGGATGGGCCGTGCGGATCAGACGACCAAGGTGCGCGGCATGTTTGTGCATCCGGGGCAGGTGGAGCAGATTCGCCTGCGTCACAAGGAGCTGGGTCAGGCTCGCTTGGTGGTACGGGGTGCCAGTGGTCAGGATCAGATGGTGTTTCAGGTGGAGGTCACCTCCAGGCCTGAGGGGCTGGAAAGTGCGTTGGCCGACTCGATCCGTGAAATCACCAAACTGCGTGCACAGGTGGAGTTTGTGGAGCCAGGCGCCTTGCCTCGGGATGGTAAAGTCATCGAGGATCAACGCAGCTACGATTAA
- a CDS encoding hydroxymethylglutaryl-CoA lyase, which produces MSYPSRVKIVEVGPRDGLQNEKEFIPTDIKVELVNRLSHAGFVNVEAASFVSPKWVPQMADGAEVMASIDRRPGTIYSVLTPNMRGFEGALAAKADEVVIFAAASEAFSQRNINCSIEESLERFAPVAQAAKQAGMRLRGSISCSFGCPYEGAVAPSNVLNVGKRLIELGCDEIDVADTIGVGTARQVYDVMRMVTEHIDPIHVSGHFHDTYGQAIANIVAAMQAGIHIFHSSVAGLGGCPYAKGATGNVATEDVLFLMQGLDIETGIDLNAVVDTGQWISAHLKRKSASNAGNALAARKQGAAAC; this is translated from the coding sequence ATGTCATACCCCTCGCGCGTCAAGATTGTGGAGGTCGGCCCTCGGGACGGCCTGCAGAACGAAAAAGAATTCATCCCTACCGACATCAAGGTCGAGCTGGTCAACCGCTTGTCCCACGCCGGTTTTGTGAACGTGGAAGCCGCTTCCTTTGTATCGCCCAAATGGGTGCCACAAATGGCAGACGGCGCGGAAGTGATGGCTTCCATTGACCGTCGCCCCGGCACAATCTATTCCGTTCTGACACCCAATATGCGTGGTTTTGAAGGCGCCCTGGCTGCCAAGGCCGACGAAGTGGTGATCTTCGCCGCTGCCAGCGAAGCATTTTCGCAGCGCAATATCAATTGCAGCATTGAAGAATCGCTGGAACGCTTTGCCCCCGTCGCGCAAGCTGCCAAACAAGCCGGTATGCGCCTGCGCGGCTCCATCAGTTGCTCGTTCGGCTGCCCCTATGAAGGTGCTGTAGCCCCGTCGAATGTATTGAACGTAGGCAAACGCCTGATCGAGCTGGGCTGTGACGAGATCGACGTGGCCGACACCATCGGTGTCGGCACGGCCCGTCAGGTCTACGACGTCATGCGCATGGTGACCGAGCACATTGACCCCATTCATGTGTCCGGCCACTTTCACGACACCTACGGCCAGGCCATCGCCAATATTGTGGCCGCCATGCAGGCCGGCATTCATATTTTCCACAGCTCTGTGGCCGGGCTGGGCGGCTGCCCCTATGCCAAAGGCGCAACCGGCAACGTCGCTACCGAGGACGTATTGTTTCTGATGCAAGGTCTGGATATTGAAACCGGCATTGATCTGAACGCCGTGGTGGACACAGGGCAATGGATTTCGGCTCATTTGAAGCGCAAATCGGCCAGCAATGCCGGTAACGCCCTGGCAGCCCGCAAACAAGGGGCCGCCGCGTGCTGA
- the dprA gene encoding DNA-processing protein DprA yields MPHYFSSGETLDEISEELRAWLRLSLEPELAPAQARQLLAACGLPPHIYQSSIQTLSRHVPGELAIQLSQEPQDELQAHIEQAVEWLKQPGHHIVTLADPTYPAALLDLHDAPLLLYANGNLDVLAHTGLAIVGARNATQSGQETATDFAVTLASKGWCIISGLASGIDQAAHKGALKAGLQSAGTIAVMGTGLDLVYPAAHRDLAHQISAQGLLLSEFPLGTRAMPHHFPRRNRLVAALAKGVLVVEAAKQSGSLITARLAGELGREVFAIPGSIHSPLARGCHALIRQGAKLVESAQDILDELGNVQQTFKLEPSKPSNTKSVQHDSLPEELRPILERIDFAPLTPEQLLRRTGLLATQLPAVLAELELAGCIEPLADGRFQRLKP; encoded by the coding sequence ATGCCTCATTATTTTAGCTCGGGTGAAACCTTGGATGAAATCTCGGAAGAATTGCGTGCCTGGTTACGCCTGTCGCTGGAACCAGAGCTTGCGCCTGCCCAGGCCCGGCAACTACTGGCCGCTTGTGGGCTACCGCCGCACATCTATCAAAGCTCCATTCAAACCCTGTCACGTCATGTTCCTGGCGAACTGGCCATCCAACTAAGCCAGGAGCCGCAGGACGAACTACAAGCACACATTGAACAGGCCGTGGAATGGCTCAAACAGCCTGGCCACCATATTGTGACGCTGGCCGACCCGACTTACCCGGCTGCCCTGCTGGATCTGCATGACGCTCCACTCTTGCTGTACGCCAATGGCAATCTGGATGTATTAGCTCACACCGGGCTGGCGATCGTGGGGGCTCGCAATGCCACTCAATCCGGACAGGAAACGGCGACCGACTTCGCCGTCACGCTGGCCTCCAAAGGCTGGTGCATCATCAGTGGACTGGCCAGCGGCATTGATCAGGCTGCACACAAAGGCGCGCTGAAAGCAGGCCTGCAATCGGCCGGCACGATTGCTGTCATGGGAACGGGACTGGATCTGGTCTATCCGGCAGCACACCGCGATCTGGCACATCAGATCAGTGCCCAGGGTCTGCTGCTTAGCGAGTTTCCTTTAGGCACCCGCGCCATGCCCCACCACTTCCCCCGCCGCAACCGCCTTGTGGCCGCCTTGGCCAAAGGAGTACTGGTGGTAGAGGCCGCAAAGCAAAGTGGCTCCCTGATCACGGCCCGTCTGGCCGGAGAGCTGGGACGCGAGGTTTTTGCCATTCCCGGCTCCATTCACTCCCCTCTGGCGCGTGGCTGCCATGCCTTGATACGCCAGGGAGCCAAGCTGGTAGAAAGCGCCCAGGACATTCTGGATGAGCTGGGCAATGTACAGCAGACGTTCAAGCTTGAGCCCAGCAAGCCGTCCAATACCAAGTCTGTTCAACACGACAGCCTGCCAGAAGAACTGCGACCCATACTGGAGCGCATCGATTTCGCTCCCTTGACGCCCGAGCAGTTGCTGCGTCGCACAGGTCTGCTGGCAACGCAACTGCCGGCCGTTCTGGCCGAGCTGGAGCTGGCTGGCTGCATAGAGCCACTGGCAGACGGGCGATTCCAACGCCTCAAGCCATAA
- the fmt gene encoding methionyl-tRNA formyltransferase, protein MRIVFAGTPDFARIALEALLAQGFDVPLVMTQPDRPAGRGMKLSPSPVKQAAVSANIPVLQPHSLRLDGKYPEEAAQAHQTLLDLQPDLMVVAAYGLILPKWTLELPRYGCFNIHASLLPRWRGAAPIQRAIQAGDAATGITIMQMDEGLDTGDMLVRSELAIREDHSAATLHDDLAQLGAQALLEALQQVRDGTLQATPQPEEGVTYAEKLSKAESVLDLSQPAKELERRIRAFDPVPGSTLSLPGLEQPVKVWRAQAVEQKHSAEPGQVLSVSAQGIDVACGQGVLRLLELQKAGSKRQPVAVFVQGWQSR, encoded by the coding sequence ATGCGTATTGTTTTTGCCGGCACCCCGGATTTTGCCCGTATCGCCCTGGAAGCCCTGTTAGCGCAGGGCTTTGATGTTCCTTTGGTCATGACGCAGCCAGACCGTCCGGCTGGCCGTGGCATGAAGCTTAGTCCCAGCCCGGTCAAGCAAGCCGCTGTGAGCGCCAATATCCCGGTGCTGCAGCCGCATAGCTTGCGTCTGGATGGCAAGTATCCCGAGGAAGCCGCCCAGGCCCACCAGACCTTGCTGGATTTACAGCCGGATCTGATGGTGGTGGCAGCCTACGGCCTGATTTTGCCCAAGTGGACTTTGGAGCTGCCGCGCTACGGTTGCTTCAATATTCACGCCAGTCTCTTGCCTCGTTGGCGCGGTGCGGCACCGATTCAGCGTGCGATTCAGGCGGGTGATGCGGCCACGGGCATTACCATCATGCAGATGGATGAAGGCCTGGATACCGGCGATATGCTGGTGCGCAGCGAGTTGGCGATTCGCGAGGATCACAGTGCCGCAACCCTGCATGACGATTTGGCGCAGCTAGGTGCACAGGCCTTGCTGGAAGCTTTGCAGCAAGTGCGTGATGGTACCTTGCAGGCGACTCCCCAGCCAGAAGAAGGCGTGACCTATGCCGAGAAACTGTCCAAGGCGGAATCAGTGCTGGATTTAAGCCAGCCTGCCAAGGAACTGGAGCGCCGTATTCGCGCGTTTGACCCGGTCCCTGGCTCCACCCTGTCCTTGCCCGGTTTGGAGCAGCCAGTGAAGGTTTGGCGCGCTCAGGCCGTAGAGCAGAAGCATTCTGCAGAACCGGGTCAGGTTCTGAGCGTCAGTGCCCAAGGTATTGATGTGGCGTGTGGACAAGGGGTGCTACGTTTGCTGGAACTGCAAAAAGCCGGTTCCAAGCGCCAGCCCGTCGCGGTGTTTGTGCAGGGCTGGCAGTCTCGCTAA
- a CDS encoding ABC transporter substrate-binding protein, translating to MLTMSTAALAAEEQYIPLLTYRTGSFAPLGIPWADGKLDYLALVNERDGGVNGVKLAYEECETAYATDRGVECYERMKGKSGGASGFDTQSTGITFALTDKAIVDGIPIETMGYGLSHSANGAVFEWNFPLLGTYWTAADVMIQDITKQVGEDKLKDQRIALIYHDSPYGKEPIALLQARAKEQGFKLDLYPVTAPGVEQKSTWLQVRKNRPDFVLLWSAGIMTPTAIREAQAVGYPRDKIYGIWWAASESDVVDLGQTAKGYKGITIHNSAADGPVHDAVREMHAKGKGAENGDKYVGTLAHTRGMMISMMQVEAIRTAQEKFGKGQHMTPEQVRWGFENLNLDEARLKELGFEGIMRPVKTSCSNHMGDDWARIVQWDGGKFEVVSDWYQSDKKYVDPLVKEMSAKYAAEKKITPRTCEG from the coding sequence ATGTTGACCATGAGTACAGCCGCTTTGGCAGCCGAGGAACAGTACATTCCACTGCTGACCTACCGCACTGGCTCCTTTGCCCCACTGGGAATTCCATGGGCGGATGGCAAGCTGGACTATCTGGCTTTGGTCAATGAACGTGACGGCGGTGTCAATGGCGTCAAGCTGGCATACGAGGAGTGTGAAACGGCGTATGCCACGGACCGCGGCGTAGAGTGCTACGAGCGCATGAAAGGCAAGAGTGGTGGTGCTTCGGGTTTTGATACCCAGTCCACCGGTATTACTTTTGCCCTGACCGATAAGGCCATTGTGGATGGCATCCCTATTGAAACCATGGGCTACGGTCTGTCGCATTCGGCTAACGGTGCCGTGTTCGAGTGGAACTTCCCCTTGCTGGGTACCTACTGGACCGCTGCCGACGTCATGATCCAGGACATCACCAAGCAAGTGGGCGAAGACAAGCTGAAAGATCAGCGTATTGCCCTGATCTACCACGATTCGCCCTACGGTAAAGAGCCTATCGCCCTGTTGCAGGCACGAGCCAAGGAACAAGGCTTCAAGCTGGACCTGTATCCGGTGACTGCTCCTGGCGTGGAACAGAAATCCACCTGGCTGCAAGTGCGTAAAAACCGTCCTGACTTTGTGTTGTTGTGGAGTGCCGGGATCATGACGCCTACCGCCATCCGTGAGGCGCAGGCCGTGGGTTACCCACGCGACAAGATCTATGGCATTTGGTGGGCGGCTTCCGAGAGCGATGTGGTCGATCTGGGTCAGACCGCCAAGGGCTACAAGGGCATCACTATCCACAACAGCGCGGCAGATGGTCCAGTCCATGACGCCGTGCGCGAGATGCATGCCAAAGGCAAAGGCGCTGAAAACGGAGACAAGTACGTTGGCACGCTGGCACATACTCGCGGCATGATGATTTCCATGATGCAGGTTGAGGCGATTCGTACTGCTCAAGAGAAGTTCGGTAAAGGTCAGCACATGACGCCCGAACAAGTGCGCTGGGGCTTCGAGAACCTGAACCTGGATGAAGCACGTCTGAAAGAGCTGGGCTTTGAAGGCATCATGCGTCCCGTTAAAACCTCGTGCAGCAACCACATGGGTGATGACTGGGCCCGTATCGTGCAGTGGGACGGCGGCAAGTTTGAAGTTGTGTCCGACTGGTATCAGTCTGACAAGAAGTATGTCGATCCTTTAGTCAAGGAAATGTCGGCCAAATACGCCGCTGAGAAGAAAATTACGCCTCGCACCTGCGAAGGCTAA
- a CDS encoding DMT family transporter, whose amino-acid sequence MSTPQSSSLPQTMTPAVFPLAGVLILILSSWALSGLDASGKWIMGFGVPLLVMCWFRYVVHLILVLALVLPVKGRKILRSSRPKAQILRGTVMMLSTFSFFSALSYLPQAEATSINFLAPLLVLSVAPWILKEPPRISRWVAAGVGFLGVLIIIRPTAGLHPLGVMFGLMTACMFATQFIATRRVAVDNSLTTLIWSGAVGSICLTIALPFLLPAALPALKELSFFQWLILISTGLWGCLGHLLQIQAYQRASASLLAPFVYLQIVAAAALGWLIWGQFPDVFTWIGIAVVCTSGIVIGTLEWRRQSRAGA is encoded by the coding sequence ATGAGCACACCCCAATCCTCCTCTCTGCCCCAGACTATGACACCCGCAGTCTTTCCCTTGGCGGGGGTGCTCATTCTGATTCTTTCATCCTGGGCTCTGTCGGGTCTGGATGCCAGTGGCAAATGGATCATGGGCTTTGGTGTGCCCCTGCTGGTGATGTGCTGGTTTCGCTACGTCGTCCATCTGATACTGGTCCTGGCGCTGGTCTTGCCGGTCAAAGGCCGCAAGATCCTGCGCAGCTCCCGGCCCAAAGCACAAATTCTGCGTGGCACAGTGATGATGCTGTCCACCTTTTCGTTTTTCAGTGCGTTGAGCTACCTGCCTCAGGCCGAAGCCACCTCCATCAACTTTCTGGCCCCCTTGCTGGTACTGTCCGTCGCGCCCTGGATTCTGAAAGAGCCACCACGCATCAGTCGCTGGGTGGCGGCAGGGGTCGGCTTTCTGGGCGTACTGATCATCATCCGGCCCACGGCTGGTCTGCACCCATTGGGCGTGATGTTCGGTTTGATGACCGCCTGTATGTTCGCTACGCAATTTATCGCCACACGCCGCGTGGCCGTGGATAACTCGCTGACCACCCTGATCTGGAGTGGCGCCGTAGGCAGCATCTGTTTGACCATTGCCTTGCCCTTTCTGCTGCCCGCCGCCCTGCCTGCCCTGAAAGAGCTGAGCTTTTTCCAATGGTTGATTCTGATCTCGACCGGACTATGGGGCTGTCTGGGCCATCTGCTGCAAATCCAGGCCTATCAACGCGCTTCGGCATCTTTGCTGGCCCCGTTTGTGTATCTGCAAATTGTGGCCGCAGCTGCGCTGGGATGGCTGATCTGGGGGCAGTTCCCCGATGTCTTTACCTGGATCGGCATTGCCGTGGTGTGTACCAGCGGCATTGTGATTGGGACTTTGGAGTGGCGGCGCCAGAGCAGAGCTGGCGCCTGA
- a CDS encoding branched-chain amino acid ABC transporter permease: MIYRENGQFKSSYRADQQIFPIRQDRYVMLGLLLVAFLLVPAMASNYFLQAILIPFLILSLAAIGLNILVGYCGQISIGSGAFMAVGAYAAWNFGVRIPELPLVFQILLGGVFATLVGVAFGIPSLRIRGLYLAVTTLAAQFFVDWAFLRIAFFTNYSPSGNVSVPALSAFGLPVQTPMQKYLFVLIFVVVFALLAKNLVRGAIGRQWMAIRDMDVAAEVIGIRPVYAKLTAFAVSSFIIGVAGALWAFVHLGSWEPLAFDLTRSLQLLFIVIIGGLGSIVGSFFGAAFMVLLPVLLTNVPHWFGMSIGVDTASHIEHMVFGALIVFFLIVEPHGLARLWSIGKEKLRLWPFPH; encoded by the coding sequence ATGATTTACCGCGAAAATGGTCAGTTCAAAAGCAGCTACCGGGCTGACCAGCAGATTTTTCCCATCCGCCAGGATCGCTATGTGATGTTGGGCTTGTTGCTGGTGGCATTCCTGCTGGTGCCAGCCATGGCATCCAACTACTTCCTGCAAGCTATTCTGATCCCCTTTCTGATCCTGTCTTTGGCAGCGATTGGCCTGAATATTCTGGTGGGTTATTGCGGCCAGATTTCCATCGGTTCAGGTGCCTTCATGGCTGTGGGTGCTTACGCCGCCTGGAACTTTGGTGTCCGTATTCCGGAATTGCCACTGGTGTTTCAGATCCTGTTGGGCGGCGTGTTTGCCACCCTGGTGGGTGTGGCCTTCGGTATTCCCAGCTTGCGTATTCGTGGCTTGTATCTGGCTGTCACGACCTTGGCCGCACAGTTTTTTGTGGACTGGGCATTTCTGCGAATTGCCTTCTTCACGAACTACTCGCCCTCGGGCAATGTGTCGGTGCCAGCCTTGAGCGCGTTTGGCTTGCCGGTTCAAACTCCCATGCAAAAGTACTTGTTTGTACTGATCTTTGTGGTGGTGTTTGCCTTGCTGGCCAAGAATCTGGTGCGTGGCGCAATTGGTCGTCAATGGATGGCGATTCGTGACATGGACGTGGCCGCTGAAGTGATTGGTATCCGTCCGGTCTACGCCAAGCTCACGGCCTTTGCGGTCAGTTCCTTCATCATCGGTGTGGCCGGTGCCTTGTGGGCCTTTGTACACCTGGGTTCCTGGGAGCCGCTGGCTTTTGACCTGACTCGCTCTTTGCAACTGCTGTTCATTGTCATCATCGGCGGTCTGGGCTCGATTGTGGGCAGCTTCTTTGGTGCCGCTTTCATGGTCTTGCTGCCTGTGCTTCTGACCAACGTGCCGCACTGGTTTGGTATGTCCATCGGCGTGGATACCGCCTCGCACATTGAGCACATGGTGTTCGGTGCCTTGATCGTATTTTTCTTGATTGTGGAGCCGCATGGTTTGGCTCGACTCTGGAGTATTGGTAAGGAAAAGCTGCGTTTGTGGCCCTTCCCCCATTAG
- the def gene encoding peptide deformylase, with protein MALLPILKFPDPRLHTVAKPVQEVDDRIRKLVKDMAETMYDAPGVGLAATQVDVHERVVVIDVSESGNELLVLINPEITWKSEELQVYEEGCLSVPDTYDKVERAANIRFKAQNEKGEWYEKEADGLLAVCVQHELDHLDGKVFVEYLSVLKRERIRSRLRKQQREALKAGQ; from the coding sequence ATGGCTTTGCTTCCTATCCTTAAGTTCCCTGACCCACGTCTGCACACGGTTGCCAAACCCGTGCAGGAGGTCGATGACCGTATTCGCAAACTGGTCAAGGATATGGCCGAGACCATGTATGACGCGCCCGGCGTAGGCTTGGCCGCAACCCAGGTTGACGTGCACGAGCGGGTGGTGGTTATTGACGTGTCCGAAAGCGGTAATGAGTTGCTGGTGCTGATCAACCCGGAAATCACCTGGAAAAGCGAAGAGCTGCAGGTCTACGAAGAAGGCTGCCTGTCCGTGCCTGATACCTACGACAAGGTTGAGCGCGCCGCCAATATTCGCTTCAAGGCTCAGAACGAAAAAGGCGAGTGGTACGAGAAAGAAGCCGATGGCCTGCTGGCCGTGTGTGTTCAGCATGAGCTGGATCACCTGGATGGCAAGGTATTTGTGGAATACCTGTCCGTGCTCAAGCGTGAGCGTATCCGCAGTCGTCTGCGCAAGCAGCAGCGTGAAGCACTGAAGGCAGGGCAATAG